A section of the Pseudanabaena mucicola str. Chao 1806 genome encodes:
- the psbB gene encoding photosystem II chlorophyll-binding protein CP47: MGLPWYRVHTVLLNDPGRLIATHLMHTALVAGWAGSMALYELAIFDPSDPVLNPMWRQGLFVMPFMTRIGITNSWGGWTITGGSTADPGFWSFEGVALAHIVLSGLLFLAAIWHWVNWDLELFRDPRTGEPALDLPKMFGIHLFLSGLLCFGFGAFHVTGLFGPGIWVSDAYGLNGHVAPVAPEWGPNGFNPFNAGGIAAHHIAAGIVGIIAGLFHLTVRPPERLYKALRMGNIETVLSSSIAAVFFAAFVVAGTMWYGCAATPIELFGPTRYQWDTNSFQQEISRRVQSGINSGLSVEQAWSTIPDKLAFYDYVGNSPAKGGLFRVGPMNNGDGIAQSWQGHPIFKDKEGRELTVRRLPNFFETFPVVLQDQDGVVRADIPFRRAESKYSVEQTGVTVSFVGGQLNGKTFTDAPSVKKYARQAQLGEIFEFDQEKNNSDGVFRTSPRGWFTFGHAVFALFFFFGHIWHGARTLFRDVFAGVDPELSEEQVEWGAFQKVGDKSTRVKGA; this comes from the coding sequence ATGGGATTACCCTGGTATCGAGTGCATACAGTTCTCCTGAACGATCCAGGAAGACTGATTGCCACGCACCTGATGCACACTGCTCTTGTAGCAGGGTGGGCAGGCTCGATGGCACTTTACGAGCTAGCAATTTTTGACCCCAGTGACCCCGTCCTCAACCCCATGTGGCGGCAAGGCTTGTTCGTTATGCCATTCATGACCCGTATTGGCATTACCAATTCTTGGGGCGGATGGACAATCACAGGTGGCTCAACGGCTGACCCCGGCTTCTGGTCTTTTGAAGGTGTTGCACTTGCACACATCGTCCTCTCTGGTTTACTCTTCCTAGCTGCTATTTGGCATTGGGTAAACTGGGATCTTGAACTATTCAGAGATCCTCGCACAGGTGAGCCTGCTTTGGACTTACCTAAAATGTTCGGTATTCACCTCTTCTTGTCTGGTTTACTCTGCTTTGGCTTTGGTGCATTTCACGTAACTGGGCTATTTGGTCCTGGGATCTGGGTATCCGATGCCTATGGATTGAATGGTCACGTAGCTCCCGTTGCTCCTGAATGGGGACCCAATGGTTTTAATCCATTCAATGCTGGTGGTATTGCTGCTCACCACATTGCCGCAGGTATCGTGGGCATTATTGCAGGTCTATTTCACTTGACCGTACGTCCCCCCGAACGTCTCTATAAAGCACTGCGTATGGGCAACATCGAAACCGTACTCTCTAGCAGCATTGCGGCTGTATTCTTTGCCGCCTTCGTTGTCGCTGGAACCATGTGGTATGGCTGTGCCGCTACCCCGATCGAGTTATTTGGACCAACCCGCTATCAGTGGGATACTAACTCCTTCCAACAAGAAATCTCGCGGCGTGTTCAATCTGGCATTAACTCTGGCTTGAGTGTTGAACAAGCTTGGTCAACGATCCCTGATAAACTTGCTTTCTATGACTACGTTGGTAACAGCCCAGCTAAGGGTGGTTTGTTCCGCGTCGGTCCAATGAACAATGGTGATGGTATTGCCCAAAGCTGGCAAGGACACCCAATTTTCAAAGACAAAGAAGGTCGTGAACTTACTGTTCGTCGCTTGCCTAACTTCTTTGAAACTTTCCCTGTAGTTCTTCAAGACCAAGATGGTGTTGTTAGAGCTGATATCCCTTTCCGTCGTGCTGAATCTAAGTACAGCGTTGAGCAAACTGGCGTAACCGTCTCATTTGTTGGCGGTCAGTTAAATGGCAAAACCTTCACCGATGCGCCAAGCGTTAAGAAGTATGCTCGTCAAGCTCAGCTAGGCGAAATCTTTGAATTCGATCAAGAAAAGAATAATTCTGACGGTGTATTCCGTACTAGCCCTCGTGGTTGGTTCACCTTTGGACATGCAGTATTTGCATTGTTCTTCTTCTTTGGTCACATTTGGCACGGTGCTCGTACCTTGTTCCGCGATGTGTTTGCTGGTGTTGACCCAGAACTCAGCGAAGAGCAAGTTGAGTGGGGCGCATTCCAAAAAGTTGGCGACAAATCTACTCGTGTTAAAGGGGCATAA
- a CDS encoding photosystem II reaction center protein T, whose translation MEALTYTFIFACLIGLFFFAIFFREPPKVITKDKK comes from the coding sequence ATGGAAGCACTAACCTATACTTTTATTTTCGCTTGTTTGATTGGATTATTCTTCTTTGCAATCTTTTTCCGTGAACCTCCAAAGGTTATCACCAAAGACAAGAAGTAA